One region of Novipirellula artificiosorum genomic DNA includes:
- a CDS encoding Spy/CpxP family protein refolding chaperone has protein sequence MPNHLKTLFARLSVFLLVMTLTSAMAIAQSPSTSNNDLAAELEQLRAKVSQLESALAAQHQARYGATADTPQGSMNNMSMSTDAADPSQDAMQMGDKKQMSGMGDKKMGMGMMSGGMGMGKMSNDYSGMGMLKGMGMMGRNPAMNSFMGGMTMSSALPGFAGASHLYHIGQTGFFLDHPKHITLTDDQQLKLNQIKEAALLATSTAERKIDEAEQELWTLTAEAQPEINKIEAKANEIGKLRAENRVAFIRSVGEAANVLNEQQRQTLVGMAASSDAATED, from the coding sequence ATGCCCAATCATTTAAAAACCTTGTTCGCTCGACTTTCCGTTTTTTTACTGGTTATGACGTTGACCAGTGCGATGGCAATCGCACAATCGCCGAGCACTTCAAACAACGATCTGGCCGCCGAGCTAGAGCAGTTACGAGCCAAAGTGTCGCAACTGGAGTCTGCCCTGGCGGCTCAGCATCAAGCTCGTTATGGGGCGACTGCTGACACACCGCAAGGGTCGATGAACAACATGTCAATGTCCACTGATGCTGCGGATCCATCCCAGGATGCAATGCAAATGGGTGACAAGAAGCAAATGAGCGGCATGGGTGACAAGAAAATGGGCATGGGCATGATGTCTGGCGGAATGGGAATGGGAAAAATGTCGAATGACTACAGCGGCATGGGAATGCTGAAGGGTATGGGAATGATGGGCCGCAATCCCGCGATGAATTCATTCATGGGCGGCATGACCATGTCTTCCGCTCTGCCTGGCTTCGCAGGTGCCTCGCATCTGTACCACATTGGCCAGACAGGGTTCTTTCTAGACCATCCAAAGCATATCACCCTGACGGATGACCAGCAGCTAAAGCTCAATCAGATTAAGGAAGCCGCGTTGTTGGCGACATCCACCGCAGAACGCAAGATTGACGAAGCGGAACAAGAGCTTTGGACGTTGACAGCTGAAGCACAGCCCGAAATCAACAAGATCGAAGCCAAAGCGAATGAGATCGGAAAACTGCGAGCCGAGAATCGTGTCGCCTTTATCCGTTCCGTTGGCGAGGCTGCAAACGTATTGAATGAACAACAGCGTCAAACGCTCGTTGGAATGGCTGCGTCATCCGATGCCGCTACAGAGGATTGA
- a CDS encoding response regulator — protein MIVNCPVCGRPAKVQPQFIDEELACAHCCGHFVVEESSHGWMAVKSDSTSGYERQLRVDNQRFSTPTATQPEREPSPECQPVTFVVEHRDEIFARIATDVAEAGYRVIRAKSTIDALKACGHFEPTLVVASANLPDQNGWLLACKLALVDSNVRIWLYDSHATDYDQSIARYLHVETLIRYDGDLLGLSHMIVERLNEHAVGFQDAVVATATMRRTGGCDSGVDGSGFARHRPIPVNYSMRDRATA, from the coding sequence ATGATCGTTAACTGCCCCGTTTGCGGACGTCCAGCAAAGGTTCAACCTCAGTTTATCGACGAAGAACTCGCCTGTGCTCATTGCTGCGGTCACTTCGTTGTGGAAGAATCATCTCACGGATGGATGGCAGTCAAGTCGGATTCAACCAGTGGATACGAAAGGCAACTTCGCGTTGACAACCAACGTTTCAGCACCCCAACAGCGACTCAACCTGAACGAGAGCCTTCGCCGGAGTGTCAACCGGTGACATTTGTGGTTGAGCATCGGGATGAGATCTTTGCCAGGATTGCGACCGACGTCGCGGAAGCTGGCTACCGCGTCATTCGGGCAAAGTCAACAATCGATGCACTGAAAGCATGTGGCCATTTCGAACCGACGCTTGTCGTCGCTAGTGCAAATTTGCCTGACCAAAACGGTTGGTTGTTGGCCTGTAAACTTGCGCTGGTCGATTCCAACGTCCGAATTTGGTTGTACGATTCACACGCAACGGACTACGATCAATCGATCGCTCGCTACTTGCATGTGGAAACGCTGATCCGCTATGACGGCGACTTGCTTGGCCTGTCGCATATGATTGTTGAACGTTTGAACGAACACGCAGTTGGGTTTCAAGACGCAGTGGTAGCGACCGCAACGATGCGACGAACGGGCGGATGCGATTCAGGAGTGGATGGCTCAGGTTTTGCGCGACACCGCCCGATTCCCGTAAACTATTCGATGCGCGATCGGGCGACCGCTTAG
- a CDS encoding response regulator transcription factor, whose translation MIQQNTTPASDYDRTALIVEPSDAIYFQIATSLIKSGYRVIRAKTGWSAVNAALMQAPSLLIANATLPDQSGWLMTKKLQLTDRTCCVWIYKPFCDARDRAMAKFLELGWLLDYGDDVGELSEIIETRLVNDQTRTLRFTAPNLRDIPSPDDGSYAGLDGNRLGQPATEVA comes from the coding sequence ATGATCCAACAAAACACTACGCCCGCCAGCGACTACGATCGTACTGCCTTAATCGTCGAGCCATCGGATGCGATCTATTTCCAAATTGCAACTAGCTTGATCAAGAGTGGTTATCGAGTCATTCGAGCGAAGACTGGATGGAGTGCTGTGAATGCAGCTCTCATGCAGGCTCCCTCGCTGCTGATTGCCAATGCAACACTGCCGGACCAGAGTGGATGGCTGATGACCAAGAAGCTACAACTGACCGACCGGACCTGCTGCGTTTGGATCTACAAGCCATTTTGCGATGCTCGTGATCGTGCGATGGCAAAATTCTTGGAACTCGGATGGCTACTTGACTATGGTGATGATGTAGGCGAATTAAGCGAGATAATAGAAACGCGATTGGTGAACGATCAAACACGCACCCTTCGTTTTACTGCACCGAATCTGCGTGATATTCCATCGCCAGACGACGGTAGCTACGCGGGGCTTGATGGGAACCGATTGGGGCAACCTGCCACGGAGGTAGCGTGA
- a CDS encoding RNA polymerase sigma factor, with the protein MNNLNPREDDGSKPDRFGLPDAAVTSELIRGCAAGDRAAMQEIYELCSDRVYSLMVRMVGQQDADDVTQQVFMQMFRKLDQFSGESKLETWLYRLATNEALQFIRKRKRQTLEPIVSEPVSTAPDRRLKSEDIEMLEMGLSRLDPELRAILSLKEEQGLSYNEIAHALEIPEGTVGSRLNRARKELREELLKLGWE; encoded by the coding sequence ATGAACAACTTAAACCCTCGCGAAGACGACGGCTCGAAACCAGATCGTTTCGGGCTTCCTGATGCCGCTGTCACCAGTGAGTTGATTCGTGGTTGCGCGGCGGGTGATCGTGCTGCGATGCAAGAGATTTACGAGTTGTGCAGCGACCGTGTCTATTCGTTGATGGTTCGGATGGTGGGGCAACAAGATGCGGACGACGTAACTCAACAGGTCTTTATGCAGATGTTTCGCAAGCTGGACCAATTCAGCGGCGAATCGAAATTGGAGACTTGGCTGTACCGTTTAGCGACTAACGAAGCGTTACAGTTCATCCGAAAGAGGAAACGACAAACGCTTGAGCCGATCGTGTCAGAGCCAGTTTCCACCGCCCCGGACCGTCGTCTGAAATCCGAAGATATTGAGATGTTAGAGATGGGGCTATCTCGGCTCGATCCCGAGTTGCGAGCGATTCTATCGCTGAAGGAAGAGCAAGGTCTTTCGTACAACGAGATTGCCCACGCATTAGAAATCCCCGAAGGAACAGTGGGCTCAAGGTTGAATCGCGCCAGAAAGGAGCTCCGAGAGGAGTTGTTGAAACTTGGTTGGGAGTGA
- a CDS encoding TolC family protein, with amino-acid sequence MPARQRSPLAVNRDASPTEQAPLSIAADAVAPGVVDSPVSVGNQEVQPVVYNDNVVLAAPTFSALLAAVDEEETGEDKDDDENNKKSDSKSDDAQSDEAAATVPPPVVGAQQPVEYFLSIALTQHPQIAAARQRVAAATYVIPQVTALPDPVFTNQFWPIQDQALQTAGGRVGHQMALSQGVPWPEKLRTKGAIASREVQMAQAEVDRIEREITESVRLAYYEVWFADRAIEIIEETRDLIEDLTKVAEARYRSGGTQQDVLRAQLESDRLDDQLVVLTRQKEVAQANLATLLQQPISLLPQATKELGLTNVPEQLDALVNLAEQCNPELRGLTWEIQRDRQKEKLACLQKYPDLQVGLNYSIINDNVNVISPVANGHDNISFTVGTTLPIWRDKINAGIREAAFRRSSTTERLEAQRDSIYGRLRGLLAEADALVEQTEIYEDRIVPRTEDTLKLAIADYRGKRTDFFTLIETYRQLLAYETQLARFKASLAGTVAKIDRTVGCP; translated from the coding sequence ATGCCAGCAAGGCAGCGATCACCCTTGGCGGTAAATCGCGACGCCAGCCCCACGGAGCAGGCTCCACTGAGTATCGCCGCCGATGCTGTTGCTCCAGGCGTCGTTGATTCGCCGGTATCCGTCGGAAATCAAGAGGTGCAGCCGGTCGTCTACAATGATAACGTAGTTTTGGCGGCCCCAACCTTCTCTGCGCTGTTGGCTGCAGTCGACGAGGAGGAGACGGGAGAAGACAAGGACGACGACGAGAATAACAAAAAGAGCGATTCAAAATCGGATGATGCCCAATCCGATGAAGCTGCTGCGACTGTTCCGCCACCAGTCGTCGGGGCTCAGCAACCCGTTGAGTACTTTCTCTCGATCGCGTTAACCCAGCATCCACAAATTGCGGCTGCCCGTCAAAGAGTTGCGGCAGCGACGTACGTGATCCCCCAGGTTACCGCTTTACCAGATCCTGTTTTTACGAACCAATTCTGGCCAATCCAAGATCAAGCCCTGCAAACCGCCGGCGGTCGAGTTGGCCACCAAATGGCATTGTCGCAGGGTGTCCCTTGGCCCGAAAAACTGCGGACCAAAGGAGCGATCGCCAGCCGAGAAGTTCAAATGGCGCAAGCCGAAGTCGACCGGATCGAACGAGAGATCACCGAGTCGGTGCGGTTGGCATACTACGAAGTTTGGTTTGCCGATCGAGCAATCGAGATCATCGAGGAAACACGAGACTTGATCGAGGATCTGACCAAGGTTGCGGAAGCAAGATACCGAAGTGGCGGTACGCAGCAGGACGTTTTGCGAGCACAGCTCGAATCGGACCGGCTTGACGATCAATTGGTCGTCCTAACAAGACAGAAAGAAGTAGCCCAAGCGAACCTCGCCACTCTACTTCAGCAACCGATATCACTTCTGCCACAAGCGACAAAGGAATTGGGCTTGACGAATGTGCCCGAACAACTCGATGCACTTGTCAACTTAGCTGAGCAATGCAACCCTGAGCTTCGCGGACTGACCTGGGAAATCCAACGTGATCGCCAAAAAGAGAAATTGGCTTGCTTACAGAAGTATCCTGATCTTCAAGTTGGACTTAACTATTCGATCATTAACGATAACGTCAACGTAATTAGTCCTGTGGCCAATGGCCACGACAACATCAGTTTTACCGTAGGAACAACACTTCCAATTTGGCGAGACAAGATCAACGCTGGCATTCGTGAAGCAGCTTTTCGGCGCAGCAGTACGACTGAACGGCTGGAAGCACAGCGGGATTCCATCTATGGTCGGTTGCGAGGTTTGCTAGCCGAAGCGGACGCCTTGGTTGAGCAAACGGAAATCTACGAAGACCGAATTGTGCCTCGCACCGAAGACACCTTAAAGCTTGCGATCGCGGACTACCGAGGAAAACGAACTGACTTCTTCACCTTGATCGAAACATATCGGCAACTTCTGGCGTACGAAACCCAACTCGCACGATTCAAGGCATCGTTAGCCGGAACGGTAGCGAAAATAGACCGAACCGTTGGATGCCCTTAG
- a CDS encoding membrane or secreted protein — protein sequence MFNFPLIRIVVNLSLIVALTVQPMVALAAEGNCSSGSVCCAAGEKTYQCAGCDCCRVTEPGGLCGCCGGDGEGGCCQSQSNEITDQQPSDCDLAVTVEVIVISTASIEEADAIDGEQAKTKEVAIAPELRSRCLCGQESPPLGSTAPSRPDTQVRNSVAIAFVCTDAFDTSERLSLAIAHRLAGELVPPRFSQRQLCIWRL from the coding sequence GTGTTTAACTTCCCTCTAATTCGCATCGTCGTTAATCTTTCGCTGATCGTCGCTTTGACGGTTCAGCCGATGGTTGCGCTAGCTGCTGAGGGCAACTGTTCTTCCGGTTCGGTATGCTGTGCGGCTGGGGAGAAGACTTACCAATGTGCCGGATGTGACTGTTGTCGCGTCACTGAGCCTGGTGGTCTTTGTGGTTGCTGTGGTGGGGACGGCGAAGGCGGTTGTTGTCAATCCCAATCGAATGAGATAACGGACCAGCAGCCTAGTGATTGCGATCTGGCTGTCACCGTCGAGGTGATCGTGATCTCGACTGCGTCAATTGAAGAAGCTGACGCCATCGACGGCGAACAAGCGAAAACGAAAGAAGTTGCGATAGCTCCCGAGCTTCGTTCGCGTTGTTTATGTGGGCAGGAGTCGCCGCCATTGGGCAGTACGGCTCCGAGCCGCCCAGACACGCAAGTTCGCAATAGTGTTGCGATTGCGTTCGTATGCACCGATGCATTCGATACCAGTGAGCGTCTTTCCCTGGCTATCGCTCATCGCCTTGCAGGTGAGTTGGTTCCGCCACGATTCTCTCAACGTCAGCTCTGTATCTGGCGTCTCTAA
- a CDS encoding efflux RND transporter periplasmic adaptor subunit: protein MLGVAQRTDWITAGGFSAGGDDAAAHSGEASEAGEPKRYICPMMCTPPSTEPGRCPVCAMELVEATGGGGGDGISVTIEASARRLIGIQTAMSKMGSATRTIRTIGSIDFDESRLSTISAYIDGRLEKLYADYVGVRVEKGSDLAMIYSPQLYTAQTEFVSSLDSSASVGRFSVGDLDLSAMARENLSELGMTDDQVAQLKKSGKPQSRIRIKSPQSGTVIEKTAVEGDYVKTGQKIYRIADLSSVWMMLDLYPDDASLVRFGQQVEAEIQSMPGEVFTGRVAFIDPTVDSKTRTVRVRVEVMNFDGKLRPGDYATARITVPSIPTDYVYDPALSGKYISPMHPQVIRDEPGKCPLCGFDLVPTRELGYAPKPQPDQRVVTVPRDAVLLTGENGVIYVETEPGRFEIRRVSVGSMNDTDAVIIEGLAPGETVATAGNFLIDSQMQLAGNPSLMDPSKAPSFSPGPLELPKRSPVMLAGSAAEQFDRTYAAYFEIQCAMAADMSPPPVALNTMLDGLSRLEMSTDVPDEAQKQIGVARLASTRMDGSLETAREAFRGVSHALLKTATMARGPKTSTALTHFYCPMVPGGGGDWMQPGGELANPYWGEEMLRCGEVVRDLATSSNSVPTIARTQN from the coding sequence ATGCTCGGAGTTGCTCAGCGTACCGATTGGATTACGGCAGGTGGATTTAGCGCCGGTGGTGACGACGCAGCCGCACATAGCGGAGAAGCCAGCGAAGCTGGCGAACCAAAACGATACATCTGTCCCATGATGTGTACGCCACCGTCCACCGAGCCGGGGCGATGCCCGGTTTGTGCCATGGAGCTTGTCGAGGCAACCGGCGGCGGTGGTGGTGATGGTATCTCGGTCACGATTGAAGCGTCAGCTCGTCGATTGATTGGCATTCAAACGGCCATGTCAAAAATGGGCAGTGCAACGCGAACGATTCGTACCATTGGTTCAATCGATTTTGATGAGAGTCGACTCTCGACGATCTCCGCTTACATCGACGGTCGTTTAGAAAAACTGTACGCCGACTATGTTGGCGTTCGTGTCGAAAAGGGAAGCGATCTGGCCATGATCTATAGCCCGCAGCTCTATACGGCTCAAACCGAATTCGTATCCAGTTTGGATAGTAGCGCAAGTGTTGGTCGATTCAGCGTCGGCGATTTGGATCTAAGTGCGATGGCTCGTGAGAACCTAAGTGAACTCGGGATGACCGATGATCAAGTCGCGCAGCTCAAAAAGTCCGGTAAGCCGCAGTCACGAATCCGCATCAAGTCACCACAAAGTGGAACCGTGATTGAAAAGACCGCAGTCGAAGGAGATTACGTGAAAACGGGGCAAAAGATCTATCGAATTGCGGATCTTAGTTCCGTTTGGATGATGTTGGACTTGTACCCTGACGATGCCTCCCTTGTCCGTTTTGGGCAACAAGTTGAAGCAGAAATTCAGTCGATGCCAGGTGAAGTCTTTACGGGGCGAGTGGCTTTCATTGATCCGACGGTTGACTCAAAAACACGAACGGTACGTGTGCGTGTCGAGGTAATGAATTTTGACGGCAAGTTACGTCCGGGCGACTATGCGACTGCCCGGATCACAGTTCCATCGATTCCAACGGACTACGTCTACGATCCTGCGCTTTCGGGCAAGTATATCAGCCCCATGCATCCACAAGTAATCCGGGACGAGCCTGGAAAATGTCCGCTTTGTGGGTTTGATTTGGTACCGACACGAGAGCTCGGTTATGCACCGAAGCCGCAGCCAGATCAACGAGTGGTAACGGTGCCTCGCGATGCAGTGCTGCTAACGGGTGAAAACGGAGTCATTTACGTCGAGACGGAACCTGGGCGATTTGAAATCCGCCGTGTCTCGGTTGGCTCGATGAACGATACCGACGCTGTCATTATTGAGGGGTTGGCTCCTGGAGAAACGGTTGCCACGGCAGGCAACTTCTTAATTGATTCGCAAATGCAGCTCGCCGGAAACCCGTCACTGATGGACCCGTCGAAGGCCCCAAGTTTTTCCCCTGGACCGCTTGAACTTCCCAAGCGTAGTCCTGTGATGCTTGCGGGATCGGCGGCCGAACAATTTGATCGAACTTATGCCGCGTACTTTGAGATTCAATGTGCCATGGCTGCTGACATGAGCCCACCACCCGTGGCGCTTAACACAATGCTCGATGGACTTTCGCGGCTAGAGATGTCAACTGATGTGCCCGACGAGGCACAAAAGCAGATTGGAGTAGCTCGTCTGGCTTCCACTCGTATGGATGGTTCCTTGGAAACGGCTCGCGAGGCGTTTCGAGGTGTCAGTCATGCACTACTGAAGACAGCAACCATGGCACGAGGTCCAAAAACATCAACGGCTCTAACTCATTTTTACTGCCCCATGGTTCCTGGTGGCGGGGGTGACTGGATGCAACCAGGTGGCGAACTCGCAAATCCGTACTGGGGCGAAGAAATGCTCCGTTGTGGCGAGGTTGTCCGCGACTTAGCCACATCCTCCAATTCTGTTCCCACCATCGCACGTACGCAAAACTAG